The following proteins come from a genomic window of Anaerobutyricum hallii:
- a CDS encoding low molecular weight protein-tyrosine-phosphatase — MIKVLFICHGNICRSPMGEFILKDMVKKRGLEDSFQISSCATSREEIGNPMHPGARAKLDAMEIPHTKRQARQLTKQDYEVYDYLLCMDKWNINNVKRIINHDPKHKVHLLLEFAGKKRDIADPWYTGNFDETYEDLIEGCEAFLEELGV, encoded by the coding sequence ATGATTAAAGTATTATTCATATGCCACGGCAATATATGTCGCTCTCCGATGGGTGAATTTATTCTAAAAGATATGGTAAAAAAAAGAGGATTAGAAGATTCTTTCCAAATCTCTTCTTGTGCTACCAGTCGTGAAGAAATTGGAAATCCGATGCATCCGGGGGCGAGGGCAAAGCTTGATGCAATGGAAATTCCTCATACAAAGAGGCAGGCAAGACAGCTGACGAAACAGGATTATGAAGTTTATGATTATCTGTTATGCATGGATAAATGGAATATCAATAATGTAAAACGCATTATTAATCATGATCCGAAGCATAAAGTGCATCTTTTACTGGAATTTGCAGGGAAGAAAAGGGATATTGCAGACCCATGGTATACGGGTAATTTTGATGAAACTTACGAAGATCTCATTGAAGGCTGCGAGGCGTTTCTCGAAGAGCTAGGTGTATAA
- a CDS encoding recombinase family protein encodes MTDLRKTAVYIRLSAEDDNVDGRAKKESDSVTSQRILLKSFAIDELGVAESDILEYVDDGVSGTHFKRQGFQQLQDDMKSGEIGCVVVKDFSRFGRDYLEVGFYIEYIFPLLQIRFISINDSYDSAASSGMTGGMNVALQNLVYNMYSLDLSKKISSALQTRTRNGTRLPVNARYGYKKGKDGRLEVDPEAAKVVKMIFRMAAEGTSFADITRELNKQAIATCDEQKLSRRDQVQFQRFDTIKKKHWSPTTVAAIVRDEIYIGTRIWGKTRCSMHTGHKAVLNDETEWVRLENHHTAIIDRALFEKANEMHPKKKRSVAESRTNFTLERRKKQPALLICANCGHSLLKETEHLLKCSDARTNGDPVCRSLVIRREPLEENILGLVHQYAASMLEKEKKVSSNRQCDYKEINTAELQKQSRQLTSEKMKLYDDYKDGRIDRDSYKQRAGKISVQLEEIKRKIEDAENSKKLLEQNELSDKIKLKDFLGIQKFDTEKLREIIKVIRVHSQDEIEIEWNFDDIFSEQR; translated from the coding sequence ATGACAGATCTTAGAAAAACAGCTGTTTACATCCGTTTGTCTGCAGAAGATGACAATGTAGATGGCAGAGCCAAAAAAGAGAGCGACAGTGTAACTTCTCAGAGAATTCTGTTAAAATCATTTGCAATTGATGAGCTGGGTGTAGCTGAGTCGGATATTCTGGAATATGTGGATGACGGTGTCAGCGGTACTCATTTTAAAAGGCAGGGATTTCAACAGCTGCAGGATGACATGAAAAGCGGAGAAATCGGCTGTGTAGTTGTGAAAGACTTTTCCAGATTTGGAAGAGACTATCTGGAAGTTGGATTTTATATTGAATATATTTTCCCACTTCTACAGATTCGATTTATTTCGATTAATGACAGCTATGACAGTGCAGCAAGCAGCGGAATGACTGGTGGAATGAATGTAGCATTGCAGAATCTGGTATACAATATGTATAGCCTGGATTTGTCCAAGAAAATTTCATCAGCATTGCAGACAAGAACGAGAAATGGTACACGCCTTCCGGTAAATGCCAGATATGGCTATAAAAAAGGAAAAGACGGAAGACTGGAAGTTGATCCGGAGGCTGCAAAAGTCGTGAAAATGATTTTTCGGATGGCAGCGGAAGGAACAAGTTTTGCAGATATTACAAGGGAATTGAACAAACAGGCGATTGCCACTTGTGATGAGCAGAAATTATCAAGAAGGGATCAGGTGCAGTTCCAGAGGTTTGACACGATTAAAAAGAAACACTGGAGTCCTACGACAGTAGCGGCAATTGTCCGGGATGAGATTTATATTGGAACCAGAATCTGGGGAAAAACACGTTGCAGTATGCATACCGGTCATAAAGCAGTTCTGAATGATGAAACAGAATGGGTTCGCCTGGAAAATCATCATACGGCAATTATAGACAGGGCATTGTTTGAAAAAGCAAATGAAATGCATCCGAAAAAGAAGAGAAGTGTTGCGGAATCACGTACCAATTTTACTCTGGAAAGGCGTAAAAAACAGCCGGCATTACTGATATGTGCCAACTGTGGGCATTCTTTACTAAAAGAAACGGAGCATCTGCTAAAATGCTCAGATGCTCGAACCAATGGAGATCCTGTGTGTCGAAGTCTGGTGATCCGACGGGAACCGCTGGAGGAGAATATCCTTGGGCTTGTTCATCAGTATGCAGCGTCAATGTTGGAAAAAGAAAAGAAAGTATCTTCCAACAGGCAATGCGACTACAAAGAGATCAATACCGCAGAATTGCAAAAACAGAGCCGACAGTTGACCTCGGAAAAGATGAAACTCTATGATGATTACAAAGATGGTCGTATAGATCGTGATTCGTATAAGCAGAGAGCAGGAAAGATAAGTGTACAGCTGGAGGAAATAAAACGAAAGATAGAAGATGCGGAGAATAGTAAAAAGCTTCTTGAACAAAATGAACTTTCTGATAAAATAAAACTAAAAGATTTCTTGGGAATTCAGAAGTTCGATACAGAGAAGCTGCGTGAGATTATCAAGGTGATCCGTGTTCATAGTCAGGATGAAATCGAAATCGAATGGAATTTTGACGATATTTTTTCAGAACAGAGGTAA
- a CDS encoding recombinase family protein codes for MARKSRKNIPEVVGSATVQTEVRRPFRAGLYARISMETEETLERGTIETQVELMKNFVADTEDISVAEVYKDSDYSGTNFDRPGFVQMMEDIKHGKINCVIVKDLSRLGRNYVETSNYIERVFPFFHVRFLAVTDDFDSFREGVDLTVPLKNIINEFYSKDLAKKSSSAKKALWKKGKFTSAWEPYGYRKSEEDHHQLIVDEEAAEHLKSIFSMYMDGRNYSDIARQLNKDGVLSPTLQRKFYKTGEKPLPESKPWNNYEVKRVLQDVHCTGDSVFGKYQQSVFQGNKQRNRPESEWVHVENTHEGIIDRELFQQVQSKIQEYTEAYKKKHQQNNGAIRNHNFYTGKIWCGGCGNRMTLSRERNGTFFYICGANTNHKSGGKQCKGHRVRKEYVDDDVLRLIQTHMKTVLDTEKMIQEMNTASKNQTQYLLLDKEVGKLRRELSRISKRKSDLYEDYSERLITEEEYIQFSRIYSNEIENIKSRLDTVLAAQVRYSQNYHIEEGWGNVIHTYMSKRKLTKEMADAFVDSIIIHGKYDYEIKLVYDDQFADLQKLKKEKEAQSR; via the coding sequence ATGGCACGAAAGAGTAGGAAAAACATTCCGGAAGTAGTCGGCAGTGCAACCGTCCAGACAGAGGTGAGAAGACCATTCCGGGCAGGATTGTATGCCAGAATTTCAATGGAAACAGAAGAAACATTAGAAAGAGGGACGATAGAAACCCAGGTGGAATTGATGAAAAACTTTGTAGCAGATACGGAAGATATTTCGGTTGCGGAAGTTTATAAGGACTCAGACTATTCAGGTACAAATTTTGACCGTCCTGGATTCGTACAGATGATGGAAGATATCAAGCATGGAAAAATCAATTGTGTTATTGTAAAAGATTTGTCCAGACTTGGAAGAAATTATGTCGAAACCAGCAACTATATTGAACGAGTATTTCCGTTTTTTCATGTAAGATTCCTGGCTGTGACAGATGATTTCGATTCCTTCAGAGAGGGTGTGGATCTTACAGTTCCACTGAAGAATATTATCAATGAGTTCTATTCGAAAGACCTTGCCAAAAAGAGCAGCAGCGCAAAAAAAGCTCTTTGGAAAAAAGGAAAATTTACAAGTGCCTGGGAACCGTATGGTTACAGAAAGTCAGAAGAAGACCATCATCAGCTGATCGTTGATGAAGAAGCTGCAGAACATTTGAAAAGTATATTTTCTATGTATATGGATGGCAGGAACTATAGTGATATTGCAAGACAGCTCAATAAAGATGGAGTTTTATCGCCGACTTTACAGAGAAAATTCTATAAAACCGGTGAAAAGCCGCTTCCGGAGTCAAAACCCTGGAACAATTATGAAGTGAAACGAGTTCTTCAGGATGTTCATTGCACAGGTGATTCTGTATTTGGAAAATATCAGCAAAGTGTTTTCCAGGGAAATAAACAGAGAAATCGACCAGAGAGTGAATGGGTGCATGTGGAGAACACGCATGAAGGGATTATAGATAGAGAGTTGTTTCAACAGGTACAATCTAAAATCCAGGAATATACGGAAGCTTATAAGAAGAAACATCAGCAGAACAATGGAGCTATTAGAAACCATAATTTCTATACAGGAAAGATATGGTGCGGAGGCTGTGGCAACCGCATGACGTTGTCCAGAGAAAGAAATGGCACATTCTTTTATATCTGCGGAGCCAATACTAACCATAAATCCGGAGGAAAGCAATGCAAAGGGCACAGAGTCAGAAAAGAATATGTGGATGACGATGTTCTTCGCCTGATTCAAACGCATATGAAAACCGTATTGGATACAGAAAAAATGATTCAGGAAATGAATACAGCTTCCAAAAATCAGACACAGTACCTGCTTTTGGATAAAGAGGTGGGGAAACTTCGACGGGAACTGAGCCGTATCAGTAAGCGTAAATCGGATTTATATGAAGATTACTCAGAACGTTTGATTACAGAAGAAGAGTACATACAGTTTTCTCGGATCTATTCCAATGAAATTGAGAATATCAAGAGCCGTCTGGACACTGTATTGGCGGCACAGGTTCGGTATTCCCAGAATTACCACATTGAAGAAGGCTGGGGAAATGTGATACATACTTATATGTCAAAGCGTAAGCTGACAAAAGAAATGGCAGATGCCTTTGTGGATTCAATTATTATCCATGGTAAGTATGATTATGAGATCAAGCTGGTATATGACGATCAGTTTGCAGATTTACAGAAACTAAAGAAAGAGAAGGAGGCGCAGTCAAGATGA